A region from the Panicum hallii strain FIL2 chromosome 1, PHallii_v3.1, whole genome shotgun sequence genome encodes:
- the LOC112875310 gene encoding lipoxygenase 2.3, chloroplastic, which yields MMHLNLKQPLVLPGHQGSVVGSSPPAAAAAGARRVGPSSSRRHVMPRISCRATEEFDGAVSAATVEKMLTVKATVEASPAIGRMYATRGLDDIGDLLGKTLLLELISSELDPKTGLEKERVTAFAHKTLVEGRYEAEFQVPASFGPVGAVLVENEHHKETFIREIKLVTGGDTSSAVTFDCNSWVHSKFDNPEKRVFFTVKSFLPSETPKGLEELRKKELQTLRGDGHGERRSFERVYDYDVYNDLGDPDRNPAHHRPVLGGSDKYPYPRRCRTGRARTKKDPRTERREGHNYVPRDEWFSEVKQLTFGATTLRSGMHALLPMLRPLLIKKELRFPHFPAIDDLYSDGIPLPPQTGFDVIRTVVPRMVKLVEDTTDHVLRFEIPGMMERDRFSWFRDEEFARQTLAGLNPICIQLLTEFPIKSKLDPAVYGPAESAITREILEKQMNCNLTVEEALAAKRLFILDYHDVFLPYVHKVREQQDATLYGSRTVFFLTDLGTLMPLAIELTRPKSPTKPQWKQVFTHGPDATDAWLWKLAKAHVLTHDTGYHQLVSHWLRTHCCVEPYIIAANRQLSRLHPVYRLLHPHFRYTMEINALARESLINADGIIEQAFWPGKYSVELSSVAYGATWQFDTEALPNDLVKRGLAVRKDDGELELTIKDYPYAHDGLMIWDSIKQWAADYVNVYYKSDEAVAADPELQAFWEEVRTVGHADKKDEPWWPVLDTRDSLVETLTTIIWVTSGHHSAVNFGQYHFGGYFPNRPTTIRKNMPVEENREDEMKKFREAPEATLLDMLPTQMQAITVMTTLDILSSHSPDEEYMGEHAEPSWLAEPMVKAAFEKFGGRMKEIEGFVDECNNNPELRNRCGAGIVPYELLKPFSKPGVTGRGIPNSISI from the exons ATGATGCACCTGAACCTCAAGCAGCCGCTGGTGCTGCCGGGGCACCAGGGCAGTGTCGTCggctcgtcgccgccggcggcggcggcggcgggcgccagGAGGGTGGGGCCGTCCTCCTCCCGGCGGCACGTCATGCCGAGGATAAGCTGCCGCGCGACCGAGGAGTTCGACGGCGCCGTGTCGGCGGCCaccgtggagaagatgctgacCGTGAAGGCCACGGTGGAGGCGTCACCGGCCATCGGGCGGATGTACGCCACCCGCGGCCTCGACGACATCGGCGACCTCCTCGGCAAGACGCTGCTCCTCGAGCTCATCAGCTCCGAGCTCGACCCAA AGACGGGCCTGGAGAAGGAGCGGGTGACGGCGTTCGCCCACAAGACGCTGGTGGAGGGCCGGTACGAGGCGGAGTTCCAGGTGCCGGCGTCCTTCGGGCCGGTGGGCGCCGTGCTGGTGGAGAACGAGCACCACAAGGAGACCTTCATCCGGGAGATCAAGctcgtcaccggcggcgacaCCAGCTCCGCCGTCACCTTCGACTGCAACTCCTGGGTGCACTCCAAGTTCGATAACCCGGAGAAGCGCGTCTTCTTCACCGTCAAG TCGTTCTTGCCGTCGGAGACGCCAAAGGGCCTGGAGGAGCTGAGGAAGAAGGAGCTCCAGACGCTGCGCGGCGACGGGCACGGCGAGCGCAGGTCCTTCGAGCGCGTCTACGACTACGACGTGTACAACGACCTCGGCGACCCCGACCGGAACCCCGCCCACCACCGCCCCGTGCTCGGCGGCAGCGACAAGTACCCCTACCCACGCCGGTGCCGCACCGGCCGCGCCCGGACCAAGAAGGACCCGCGGACGGAGCGGCGGGAAGGGCACAACTACGTGCCACGCGACGAGTGGTTCTCGGAGGTGAAGCAGCTCACCTTCGGGGCGACGACGCTGCGCTCGGGGATGCACGCGCTGCTCCCGATGCTGCGGCCGCTGCTGATCAAGAAGGAGCTGCGGTTTCCGCACTTCCCGGCCATCGACGACCTCTACAGCGACGGCATCCCGCTGCCACCGCAGACCGGATTCGACGTCATCCGCACCGTCGTCCCGCGCATGGTCAAGTTGGTCGAGGACACCACCGACCACGTCCTCCGCTTCGAGATCCCCGGGATGATGGAGA GGGACCGGTTCTCGTGGTTCAGGGACGAGGAGTTCGCGCGGCAGACGCTGGCGGGGCTCAACCCGATCTGCATCCAGCTGCTCACCGAGTTCCCCATCAAGAGCAAGCTCGACCCGGCGGTGTACGGCCCGGCGGAGTCCGCCATCACCAGGGAGATCCTCGAGAAGCAGATGAACTGCAACCTCACCGTCGAGGAGGCGCTGGCGGCGAAGCGGCTCTTCATCCTCGACTACCACGACGTGTTCCTGCCCTACGTGCACAAGGTGCGGGAGCAGCAGGACGCGACGCTCTACGGCTCCCGCACCGTCTTCTTCCTCACCGACCTGGGCACCCTCATGCCGCTGGCCATCGAGCTCACGCGGCCCAAGTCGCCGACCAAACCCCAGTGGAAGCAGGTGTTCACGCACGGGCCCGACGCCACCGACGCCTGGCTGTGGAAGCTGGCCAAGGCGCACGTGCTCACCCACGACACCGGCTACCACCAGCTCGTCAGCCACTGGCTGCGCACCCACTGCTGCGTCGAGCCCTACATCATCGCCGCCAACCGGCAGCTCAGCCGGCTGCACCCCGTCTACCGCCTCCTGCACCCGCACTTCCGCTACACCATGGAGATCAACGCGCTGGCCAGGGAGAGCCTCATCAACGCCGACGGCATCATCGAGCAGGCCTTCTGGCCGGGCAAGTACTCCGTCGAGCTCAGCTCCGTGGCCTACGGCGCCACGTGGCAGTTCGACACGGAAGCGCTGCCCAACGACCTCGTCAAGCGCGGGCTCGCCGTGCGTAAGGACGACGGCGAGCTGGAGCTCACCATCAAGGACTACCCCTATGCCCACGACGGGCTCATGATCTGGGACTCCATCAAGCAGTGGGCGGCGGACTACGTCAACGTGTACTACAAGTCCGACGaggccgtcgccgccgaccccgagcTGCAGGCTTTCTGGGAGGAGGTGCGCACGGTGGGCCACGCCGACAAGAAGGACGAGCCGTGGTGGCCCGTGCTAGACACCCGCGACAGCCTCGTGGAGACGCTCACCACCATCATATGGGTCACCTCCGGCCACCACTCCGCCGTCAACTTCGGGCAGTACCACTTCGGCGGCTACTTCCCCAACCGCCCCACCACGATCCGGAAGAACATGCCGGTTGAGGAGAACCGGGAAGACGAGATGAAGAAGTTCCGGGAGGCGCCGGAAGCGACGCTGCTGGACATGCTCCCCACGCAGATGCAGGCCATCACGGTCATGACCACGCTGGACATCCTCTCCTCGCACTCCCCCGACGAGGAGTACATGGGCGAGCACGCCGAGCCGTCGTGGCTGGCGGAGCCCATGGTGAAGGCGGCGTTCGAGAAGTTCGGCGGCAGGATGAAGGAGATCGAGGGCTTCGTCGACGAGTGCAACAACAACCCGGAGCTGAGGAACCGGTGCGGCGCCGGGATCGTGCCGTACGAGCTGCTCAAGCCCTTCTCCAAGCCGGGAGTCACCGGTAGGGGCATCCCAAACAGCATTTCCATCTGA